In Nitrospirota bacterium, a genomic segment contains:
- a CDS encoding PAS domain S-box protein encodes MRDEDKTKEQLIMELEDLRMRLTRYEESQRIAHIGNWEFDIEHDNIYWSDEMFNIYGIDKQSNISYAQLMDRIYPDDRDYHNKITASWIENRRGAPFEYRIIRRNGEIRYIYVSGDVQCNEAGKPIKLFGVVIDITQLKHMEQKLTGVTQRLELATRSANLGIWDWDVTNNIMTWDDQMLTLYGLTWETFPGGVEAWQNGLHPDDRETIVEECNAALRGEKEWDTEFRVLHPNGTVKHIKANGMVIRDHEGTPVRMLGTNYDITERKLKEKREQYRSYTMLSTLIDNVPDLAWIKDREGRFIIVNKAVSQAANVPVDKMAGKTDLDVWPRELAEKYRSDDQAIMAAGMRKHIEESFVDAEGRLHFIETIKTPMKDENGLIIGTVGIAHNITERKRMEKELRTEINARCMAEKRMSLLLEATFEGVSIAENGRIIDCNKRLAEMYGYDPGEILGMLVLDTVTPQYREIIMKNVSEGYDKPYELDCLKKDGTVINVEVCGKSLEHEGRKIRMAAIRDITQRKRMEKELKTLNEHLMAQVATGIEKIRTHEQMLIQQSKMAAMGEMIGLIAHQWKQPINAVGLSIQDLRDAYTYGEVDDKYIDNLIGSTMQQISFMAKTIDDFRNFFMPSKNKVTFNVKTTIEELLLMFTHIFIRSKIGISMKAEQDAILVTDGYPNEFKQVVLNILNNSKDAILSRKQNVPEIQGNIEINISNDEDKSKIIVSIKDNGGGIPEDIIEKIFEPYFTTKENEGTGVGLYMSKTIIETNMGGKLSVRNVDDCAEFLITLNATIVL; translated from the coding sequence ATGAGGGATGAGGACAAGACAAAAGAGCAACTTATAATGGAATTAGAAGACTTGCGAATGAGGCTAACCCGCTATGAAGAATCTCAGAGAATCGCACATATAGGTAATTGGGAATTTGATATCGAACATGACAACATATACTGGTCTGACGAGATGTTCAACATATATGGCATAGATAAACAGAGTAACATTTCATACGCTCAACTAATGGACAGAATATATCCTGACGACCGTGATTATCACAACAAAATCACTGCATCTTGGATTGAAAATAGAAGGGGTGCGCCATTTGAATATCGCATAATAAGACGAAATGGAGAGATACGTTATATTTATGTTTCCGGGGATGTACAATGTAATGAGGCAGGAAAACCTATTAAGCTGTTTGGAGTCGTTATAGATATAACACAACTCAAGCATATGGAACAAAAACTAACTGGAGTTACACAACGTCTTGAGTTAGCAACCCGCTCTGCTAACCTTGGTATATGGGACTGGGACGTTACCAATAACATAATGACCTGGGATGACCAGATGCTTACACTCTACGGTCTTACGTGGGAAACGTTTCCGGGAGGTGTAGAGGCATGGCAAAATGGCCTGCATCCTGATGACCGTGAAACGATCGTCGAGGAGTGCAATGCGGCTTTAAGGGGCGAAAAAGAGTGGGATACTGAATTCAGAGTACTGCACCCAAACGGGACTGTAAAACATATAAAAGCCAACGGAATGGTAATCCGGGACCATGAGGGTACCCCTGTCCGTATGCTTGGAACAAACTATGATATTACCGAGCGCAAACTTAAAGAGAAAAGGGAACAATACCGCAGCTATACCATGCTGTCCACCCTTATAGACAATGTGCCGGATCTCGCCTGGATAAAGGACAGGGAAGGCAGGTTTATTATAGTCAATAAGGCAGTCAGCCAGGCTGCGAATGTGCCTGTAGATAAAATGGCCGGGAAAACTGATTTAGACGTCTGGCCCAGGGAGCTTGCAGAAAAATATCGCTCGGACGATCAAGCCATTATGGCGGCAGGTATGAGAAAACACATAGAAGAGTCATTTGTGGATGCAGAAGGACGATTGCATTTTATCGAAACCATCAAGACACCTATGAAGGATGAGAATGGCTTGATAATAGGCACGGTAGGTATCGCCCACAATATCACCGAACGTAAACGCATGGAAAAGGAACTCCGCACCGAGATAAATGCTCGTTGTATGGCTGAGAAGAGGATGAGTCTGTTATTAGAAGCAACCTTTGAAGGTGTATCAATTGCCGAAAATGGACGAATTATAGATTGCAATAAACGCCTTGCCGAAATGTACGGTTACGATCCAGGAGAGATACTTGGCATGTTAGTGCTTGACACTGTGACTCCGCAATACCGTGAGATAATCATGAAGAATGTTTCAGAGGGATATGATAAACCATACGAGTTGGATTGCCTGAAAAAGGACGGTACTGTAATAAATGTTGAAGTATGCGGCAAGTCATTGGAACATGAAGGCCGCAAAATTAGAATGGCAGCAATACGAGACATCACGCAACGTAAGAGAATGGAGAAAGAACTAAAAACATTAAATGAACATCTCATGGCCCAGGTAGCAACAGGAATTGAAAAAATCAGAACCCATGAGCAAATGTTAATTCAACAATCCAAGATGGCAGCCATGGGTGAAATGATAGGGCTGATAGCCCACCAGTGGAAACAACCTATAAATGCTGTAGGATTATCTATCCAGGATTTAAGAGATGCCTATACCTACGGTGAAGTTGATGATAAATATATAGATAATTTAATTGGTTCCACGATGCAGCAGATATCGTTTATGGCAAAAACTATAGATGACTTCAGAAACTTCTTTATGCCATCAAAAAATAAAGTCACTTTCAATGTAAAAACTACTATAGAAGAACTACTATTAATGTTCACACATATTTTTATCAGAAGTAAGATAGGTATTTCCATGAAAGCTGAACAAGATGCAATACTGGTTACTGATGGTTACCCTAATGAATTCAAGCAGGTGGTTTTAAATATTCTAAATAACTCAAAGGATGCTATACTCTCAAGAAAGCAAAATGTTCCTGAAATACAAGGCAATATAGAAATTAATATCAGTAATGATGAAGACAAATCTAAAATTATAGTTTCAATAAAAGACAACGGTGGTGGGATACCAGAAGATATAATCGAAAAAATCTTTGAACCTTATTTTACAACTAAAGAAAATGAAGGAACTGGCGTAGGGCTTTACATGTCAAAAACGATAATAGAGACGAATATGGGTGGTAAGTTATCTGTTCGGAATGTGGATGATTGTGCGGAATTTTTGATAACTCTCAATGCAACAATAGTATTGTAG